One part of the Candidatus Effluviviaceae Genus V sp. genome encodes these proteins:
- a CDS encoding methyltransferase domain-containing protein, whose protein sequence is MTRAPADGGTPHGAAPQTSRAETGSMEVHMSTDHVNIGFYDSSGAAAHYGGRSGLLTAEIMILFKHHDVIVGSRLLDVGCGAGRTTRFLCQWAGRYVGIDYSEAMVRACSERHGGCQCEVADARDLSIFADGEFDVVLFSHNGIDALPHEDRLASFDEMNRVLRDGGLLIFSTHNRDYRLARSEPRLTWTYDPCAMVKRFVAYLRARRNRSRNKPHERFENEYWIINDRAHAYSLMTYHVDHRTQERQLADAGFETLEVYRKDGSVLDAGESSDDSPWLYFVARKTGRGTTHESGD, encoded by the coding sequence ATGACACGCGCTCCCGCGGACGGCGGGACGCCGCACGGTGCCGCTCCTCAGACTTCGCGAGCGGAGACCGGCAGCATGGAGGTTCATATGTCGACCGACCACGTGAACATCGGCTTCTACGACTCCTCGGGGGCTGCCGCCCACTACGGCGGACGGAGCGGACTCCTCACCGCCGAGATCATGATCCTCTTCAAGCATCACGACGTGATCGTCGGGAGCCGCCTTCTCGACGTCGGCTGCGGCGCCGGGAGGACGACCCGATTTCTCTGTCAGTGGGCCGGGCGGTACGTCGGCATCGACTACTCGGAGGCGATGGTCCGCGCCTGCTCCGAGCGGCACGGCGGCTGCCAGTGCGAGGTCGCCGACGCCAGGGACCTGAGCATCTTCGCCGACGGCGAGTTCGACGTGGTGCTCTTCTCGCACAACGGCATCGACGCGCTGCCCCACGAGGACAGGCTCGCCTCGTTCGACGAGATGAACCGTGTTCTGCGGGACGGCGGCCTGCTCATCTTCTCGACCCACAACCGGGACTATCGCCTTGCAAGGTCCGAGCCGCGTCTCACCTGGACGTACGATCCGTGCGCCATGGTGAAGCGGTTCGTGGCGTACCTGCGCGCCCGAAGGAACCGCAGCAGGAACAAGCCGCACGAGCGCTTCGAGAACGAGTACTGGATCATCAACGATCGGGCCCACGCCTACTCGCTCATGACGTATCACGTCGACCACAGGACCCAGGAGCGACAGCTCGCCGACGCCGGCTTCGAGACGCTCGAGGTCTATCGGAAGGACGGCTCGGTGCTCGACGCCGGCGAATCATCGGACGACTCGCCCTGGCTCTACTTCGTGGCGAGGAAGACGGGTAGGGGAACGACGCACGAAAGCGGGGACTGA